The following are from one region of the Ictalurus furcatus strain D&B chromosome 11, Billie_1.0, whole genome shotgun sequence genome:
- the pfdn5 gene encoding prefoldin subunit 5: MAVNLTELSLPQLEGLKSQLDQETEFLSSSIAQLKVVQTKYVEAKDSMNVLKKSNEGKELLVPLTSSMYVPGTLNDVEHVLINVGTGYFVEKNVEDGKDFFKRKIDFLTKQIEKIQPTLQEKYGMKQAVVEVMNMKLQQLHSQQTSQSGTTKA; encoded by the exons aTGGCGGTCAATCTTACCGAATTGTCTCTTCCGCAGCTGGAAGGATTAAAGTCTCAGCTGGATCAg gagACGGAGTTTCTGTCGTCGTCTATCGCTCAGTTAAAAGTGGTCCAGACTAAATACGTGGAGGCGAAGGACAGTATGAATGTCCTTAAGAAGAGTAACGAAG gtAAAGAGTTACTCGTCCCTCTGACCAGCTCC ATGTACGTTCCCGGAACTCTGAATGACGTGGAACACGTGCTGATCAACGTGGGAACGGGTTACTTCGTGGAGAAG aaCGTGGAGGACGGTAAAGATTTCTTTAAGCGTAAAATCGACTTCCTGACGAAACAGATTGAGAAAATTCAGCCGACTCTACAGGAGAAATATGGCATGAAGCAAG ctGTGGTTGAAGTCATGAACATGAAGCTACAGCAACTGCACAGCCAACAGACATCACAATCAGGCACCACCAAGGCTTAg